One part of the Vitis riparia cultivar Riparia Gloire de Montpellier isolate 1030 chromosome 8, EGFV_Vit.rip_1.0, whole genome shotgun sequence genome encodes these proteins:
- the LOC117919817 gene encoding auxin-responsive protein SAUR50-like, whose product MNSFKVCLVKMRRRGGALVLRLVRKMLTRVFTFSRRSNFTVRAAAAAAVDDDCDDDMGPLPEDVKEGHFVVQTIYDGELKRFVIELGYLAHPGFLKLLELAEEEFGFEQEGVLAVPCGPSELLRILETRKEGSSDNR is encoded by the coding sequence ATGAACTCATTTAAGGTCTGTTTGGTGAAGATGAGGAGGAGAGGAGGTGCATTGGTGCTAAGGCTTGTCAGGAAGATGCTAACAAGAGTCTTTACGTTTTCAAGAAGATCAAATTTCACTGTCAgagctgctgctgctgctgctgttgatGATGATTGTGATGACGATATGGGTCCATTGCCAGAGGATGTGAAGGAGGGACACTTTGTGGTTCAGACCATCTATGATGGTGAACTAAAGAGATTTGTCATTGAATTGGGATATTTAGCTCATCCAGGTTTCTTGAAGTTGTTAGAGCTGGCCGAGGAGGAATTTGGGTTTGAACAAGAGGGAGTTCTTGCTGTTCCCTGTGGTCCAAGTGAGCTCTTGAGGATTCTTGAAACCCGAAAAGAGGGAAGTAGTGATAATAGATGA
- the LOC117920159 gene encoding auxin-responsive protein SAUR40-like: MSDAKRTGEESRGLMKLEHFIRKLQLVLSLVPSKRMVVQDDVEYDEELEAATMVPDDVKEGHFAVWAVMGGEPKRFIVDLCYLTNPAFLRLLEQAEEEYGFEQKGTLAVPCQPEELQKILQPRREPTAMARRWATCKL; the protein is encoded by the coding sequence ATGTCTGATGCCAAGAGAACTGGGGAAGAAAGCAGAGGCCTAATGAAGCTTGAGCATTTCATTAGAAAACTTCAGCTGGTTCTCTCACTCGTACCATCTAAAAGGATGGTGGTTCAGGATGATGTTGAGTATGATGAAGAACTGGAAGCAGCAACAATGGTGCCGGATGATGTAAAGGAAGGCCATTTTGCAGTCTGGGCGGTTATGGGTGGAGAGCCAAAGAGGTTCATTGTTGATTTGTGCTACCTTACTAATCCTGCATTCTTAAGGTTGCTGGAGCAAGCTGAAGAAGAATATGGATTTGAACAGAAGGGAACTCTTGCAGTCCCTTGTCAACCGGAAGAGTTACAGAAGATTCTGCAACCCAGGAGAGAGCCAACTGCAATGGCTAGAAGGTGGGCTACCTGTAAATTATAA